From the genome of Pelosinus fermentans DSM 17108:
AGAAGCGATACTATTATCAGTATGAAACTCTGGCACAAGCTGCAAATGAAAAACCATTCTTTTATTATCAATAAAATGCTCTAATTCCCGTTGAATGGATTGCCCTTTATTCAGTACACCTTTGATGCCCTGCCTAATGATAATACAAAAAGCACGAGGCAGCTTAAGCTCTTCATTTGTCTTACCAATGAATGCTTCTTTGGGCATTCCTGCAATCGGTTCAATTGCCGGATTCACATACAAATACCGGCATTCCCCATCATAACGGGCAATAAGGTCATTGGAGTTCTCCGCAAGGGCCCGGTACTTGTTTTCACTGGCGAGAACACCTTCTTCCCACAATTTTCTTTCCGTAATATCCATACAAGTTGACAAACTTTTATAATAATGACCACTATCATCTCTAACAAACAACGTACTGATCAATATAGGAAAAACGGAGCCATCTTTACGAACCATTTCTAGATCGGTCTCACCAATCTGCCCTTTTTCCATCACTCCGGCAACATATTCTTTATATATAGCACGACTCTTTTCTGTCAGTATATCCTGAAAGCAAAGTGTGCCAATTACTTCTTCTCGCCTATATCCCAGCCACTTTAGCTCCGTATCATTGATGTAAATAAAATTTCCATCTAAATGCAAGGAATGATATCCTCCAGGAGCATTTTGAAATAAATTCAGCCAATCTTCGGCCAATTGATTCCGCTCGTAATTACAGGTTTGAATCGCATCTTCTAAATCATTCACTTCTGTGATATTCCTGACACTAATGATGAATACAGTGTCATTTTGAAATTCCATACGTCGACATTTCATTTCGACAGGAAATTCATTCCCCTCTTTGTGCAAATGAATGGTACGATAAACCAGAGGACTTTGATCCGCCGCAAACCATTTACTCTTCACGGTTTCCATTATGTCTTTAGCATGAAGGTCCTGAATATGAAGAGCTAGCAGCTCTTGGGCGGAATAACCGTAAGTATAGGATGCTAATTCATTTGCATTCCAAATACGGCCATCTGAACGGACTACCAAAATAATATCGGGAGCTTGTTCCATTATCATTTTATAAAACTCATTATCGAATGGATTTATACTGTTGCCTTTCAAGTTACTATGCGTCATCTTGACCTCCTCTAAGCTTTTCATTTTTCAACTTTATGAGAAGTTATATGCTTTATTGGAGTTTATTTTAGTTTACATATTGCACGATATCATTATTGTATAAATTTGTCAATCCTTCTTTATTTTTGCCCGTTCAGCTCTTTTTTTCATCAAAAAACCATCCCATACTAACAACTAATTAGGATGGAATGGTCTACTATTCTTACCTGTACATTTTGTAATATCGATTTCAATGCAGTTACCCTTTATCAGTACTGCATTGTTTTCGATATTTCTTAGGAGGTAATCCGACTTGCTTTTTAAAAAATTCATAAAAAGTCGAAAGGCTTCCAAATCCGCATAGCAATGCAATGTTTACTATCGTTAACTCTGTATTGACAAGCATCTGCTTTGCATTTTCCACCCGCAGCCGGTTAATGTATTCTACAGGTGTCATCTGAAATTGCTGGCGAAACAAATGGATAAAATGATTTTGACTGATTCCCAACTCTTTAATTTGGGCAGTAAGCCTGCCGCCGTCAGCAAAATGAGTATCAAAAATATGTTTGGCTTTTTCAATTACATCCAGCATAGGTCGAAACGCAGTCAAATCCGGCCGGCATCTTTTGCAAGGCCGCAATCCATAAGCATAGGCTTCTTTGATTTCATCAAAGAATTCAACGTTATTTCGTATTGGTTCTTTCGATTTACACGATGGGCGGCAAAAGATACCTGTTGTTTTCACGCCATAGAAGAATATGCCGTCATAGGAATGGTCACAATGAACAACAGCATTCCACTTTTCATCTTTAGTTAGTGCTGTCATATCGTTACCCCCATCGCTTATTTTTCATAACGTACTCTTATTATATCAAAAATATCCTTCCAGTCTTACGGTATTTCACTTTGTAATTTTAGGTACATTCACACCAGGATATCAGTGTGATAAAATAAATCGGCAGCTATCGAAATTTTGTCATCTACGATTTTCATCAAACGTTTAAACAGAAGAAGGAGAATGTATGGAGAAGACGATAAGAGAGCGTATTTGCAGTCTGGCAGATGACGAATATCGGCAGTTTCAAAGCAAATTGGTACCAGGTGTGGACAACATTTTGGGAGTACGCCTTCCAAACTTGCGAAAACTTGCCAAAGAACTTGCCAAGGGAGATTGGCGCAAGGATATAGCCCTAATGCAGGACAAGTATTATGAGGAAGTTATGCTGCAAGGCTTGATCATCGGCTATGCAAAGACGGATATCGAGGAAATCTTACACTATGTTGCAGCTTTTGTGCCAAAAATCAACAACTGGGCAATATGTGACTGGTGCTGCGGCAGCTTTAAAATCACCGAAAACCATCTGGCAAGGGTTTGGGGGTTCCTGCAACCCTACCTGCTGTCGCAAAAAGAATATGAACTACGGTTCGGCATCGTGATGCTGCTGACTTTTTACATAGAAGATGAGTACATCGATCGGGTTTTGCTGCTTTTAGATACTGTAAAGCATAAGGGATATTACGTTAAAATGGCAGCAGCTTGGGCCCTTTCCATCTGCTTTGTCAAATATCCCGAAAAGACGATGGCCTACTTAACGAAAAACACGCTGGATGACTTTACCTACAACAAAACACTGCAAAAAATCACCGAATCCTTCCGTGTGAACAAAGAGACAAAGATCATCATACGCAATATGAAACGCAGCTAAGAACACTGCGCATTCTGTAAAACATAGCCGCTTACGCGGACATAAAGGGGAGGACCATTAAAGAAACTTAACTTTCCAGGCGTAAAAAATAGGCATTACTCTATATGAGTAATGCCTATTCTAAACGTATTCAATTTGGTTTTAAAGCTGCATTTAGTTTAACTTTAATACATTATAGCCCTTTAAAATTGGCAGTAATATATCTAACATATTTTTTATTCCGCCCTCGACGTCGGACTCAATATTCAGTACTAACAGGGGCTCATGCAAGGATATTCGCAGCATAAACCATCCATTACCACTGGATTCATCAGTCGATACTCGGATGCCATCATAATTCTCGGCAACAAGGCTCCATCCTTTTACTTTCTCTACCTGCTTTTCTAGATCTTCCAGAACAGCAGCTCCTCCTGCCCGAAAATCCTTATCAAGAATAGGAATTCTAATTTCATCACTCTCATAAGGAAACTGTAAGGTTTCGATCACACTTTGTATTTCTTTGTTGTCCTGACGTAACATCGCCATTTTGATTAGTATTTTGGCAATCAGATAAGCACCATCATCCAAGAAATAATTTTCTTTGCAGGCAGCATGACCGGAAGTTTCAATCGCCAAATGGCAGGGCTCTCCCGTGGCATTAAGCCGTTTTGCTTCGTTTATTACATTCTTATAACCTCGTTTAAAGCGACGCTGTCTCCCCCCCTGCTCTTCAATAAACCTGCGTAAGCCAGTAGAGGTGATAGAGTCCGTGACGATCACCGATTGAGGGTGCTCGTCTAGAACAATAACAGAGAGTAAAGCAATCAAGGCATTGCGATTGATTTCCACCCCATTGCTGCTGACAATGGCAG
Proteins encoded in this window:
- a CDS encoding bifunctional transcriptional activator/DNA repair enzyme AdaA, which gives rise to MTALTKDEKWNAVVHCDHSYDGIFFYGVKTTGIFCRPSCKSKEPIRNNVEFFDEIKEAYAYGLRPCKRCRPDLTAFRPMLDVIEKAKHIFDTHFADGGRLTAQIKELGISQNHFIHLFRQQFQMTPVEYINRLRVENAKQMLVNTELTIVNIALLCGFGSLSTFYEFFKKQVGLPPKKYRKQCSTDKG
- a CDS encoding DNA alkylation repair protein, with translation MEKTIRERICSLADDEYRQFQSKLVPGVDNILGVRLPNLRKLAKELAKGDWRKDIALMQDKYYEEVMLQGLIIGYAKTDIEEILHYVAAFVPKINNWAICDWCCGSFKITENHLARVWGFLQPYLLSQKEYELRFGIVMLLTFYIEDEYIDRVLLLLDTVKHKGYYVKMAAAWALSICFVKYPEKTMAYLTKNTLDDFTYNKTLQKITESFRVNKETKIIIRNMKRS